From the Marinobacter sp. es.048 genome, the window CCGGCACGCCCCCGCGGATTGATGCCCGGTCTGTGGATTTTTCGGTAATGCAGGAGCAGTGGGGTGATGACCCTACGCCCGTGATGTCGTTTATCGGCAGCCGTAGCCAGCACCCGGAACAGGTCTGCTGCTATGTGACCCGAACCACCGAACAGACCCACGATATTATCCGCAGCGGTTTCGACCGTTCGCCGATGTTTGCTGGCAGCATTGAAGGGGTGGGCCCCCGCTATTGCCCGTCCATCGAGGACAAGGTGAACCGGTTTGCCGACAAGGATTCCCATCAGATCTTTGTGGAACCGGAAGGATTGACCACCAACGAGCTCTACCCGAATGGCATTTCCACCAGCCTGCCGTTCGATATCCAGTTGGCGGCGGTGCGTTCGATTCCCGGCTTTGAAAATGCCCATATTACCCGGCCAGGTTACGCTATCGAATACGATTACCTGAATCCGCAGGACCTGCGCCATACCCTGGAAACCAAGTTCATCCAGGGCCTGTATTTTGCTGGCCAGATCAATGGCACCACCGGCTATGAAGAAGCCGGGGCCCAGGGGCTGCTGGCCGGGATCAACGCCGCCCTGCGCGCCCAGGAAAAAGACGAATGGTACCCGCGCCGGGACGAGGCCTACCTGGGCGTGCTGGTGGATGACCTGATCACCATGGGCACCTCCGAGCCCTACCGTATGTTTACCAGCCGCGCCGAGTATCGCCTGATCCTGCGCGAGGACAACGCCGATCTGCGCCTGACCGAAGCCGGTCGCAAACTCGGCCTGGTGAACGACGAGCGTTGGCAGAAGTTCAATGACAAGCGTGAGGCGATCTCAACGGAACGCAGTCGCCTTGAGGCCACCCGTATTCATCCGAATACCGAAGCCGGTGAGCGGGCCAACGGCTTTCTCAAGCAGCCGATGACCCGGGATCAGTCCCTGGCGGAACTGCTGCGCCGCCCGGAGGTTGTCTACAGCCACATCGCCGAGATTGGTGCCGAGCAGGCCGATGATCCGGTGGTTGCGGACCAGGTGGAAATCGAGATCAAGTACGAGGGCTACATTTCCCGTCAGACCGACGAGATCGAGCGGCTGCGCAAAAATGAAAACACCGCCCTGCCGGTGGATCTTGATTACGAGGTGATCGGCGGCCTGTCCAACGAGATCAAGCAGAAGCTCAAGACCGTGCGGCCGGAAACCGTGGCCCAGGCCTCACGGATTCAGGGCGTCACTCCGGCGGCTGTCAGCCAGATTCTGGTACATCTGAAGAAGCGCGATCTGCTGCGCAAACAGTCGGCCTGATCTGCGCCTATGACCAAGTCACTCTGGCATAGCCAGCTCCGGGACGGACTGGCAGCAATGGGGCTGTCCCTGGATGAGGATCGGCAGGAAAAGTTGCTGGCTTTTCTGGGCCTGCTCAACAAATGGAATCGGGCGTACAATCTCACGGCGGTTCGTGATGAGCGGGAAATGGTGTCCCGGCAGCTGCTGGACAGCCTGAGCATTCTGCCCTGGGTAACCACGGATCATCTTCTGGATGTGGGTGCTGGCGGGGGTTTGCCAGGCATCCCACTGGCCATCACACTGCCGGAAAAGCGCTTCACCCTGCTCGACAGTAACGGCAAGAAAACCCGCTTTCTCAACCAGTGTGTGTTGGAGCTGGGGTTGGGTAACGTGGAGGTTATTCATGGTCGGGCGGAGGATTGCAGCTCCGAAGAACCCTTCGCCCAGATCAGCAGTCGCGCCTTTACCGCGTTGGAGAATCTGGTGAACTGGTGTGGTGATCTATTGGCAAATGAGGGTGAGTTCCTTGCCATGAAAGGTCAGTTTCCGGATGATGAAGTAGCTGCCCTCCCGGCTGGCTGGCAGGTAAAATCCAGCCATTCCCTGGACGTTCCCGGTGCCGATGGCGAACGCCATCTACTGGTGGTCGCCCGGGCCGCGTATTCCCGGTAGTTCGGCAGTCGAATTTCTCTACCGCTAACCCATAAACAAGGAGGCAGGACATGGCGCGCGTGATTGCAGTGACCAATCAGAAAGGCGGTGTGGGCAAAACCACCACCTGCGTCAACCTGGCCGCCTCCCTGGCCGCGACTAAACGCCGGGTGCTTCTGGTGGATATGGACCCCCAGGGCAACGCCACCATGGGCAGCGGTGTGGATAAAAATACT encodes:
- the mnmG gene encoding tRNA uridine-5-carboxymethylaminomethyl(34) synthesis enzyme MnmG encodes the protein MDFPTRFDVIVIGGGHAGTEAALAAARMGSQTLLLTHNIETLGQMSCNPAIGGIGKSHLVKEIDALGGAMAEATDKAGIQFRVLNSRKGPAVRATRAQADRVLYKAAIRHTLESQPNLTLFQQAADDLIVENDQVTGVVTQTGIRFNARTVVLTTGTFLGGVIHIGMQHHAGGRAGDAPANALAQRLRELPFNVGRLKTGTPPRIDARSVDFSVMQEQWGDDPTPVMSFIGSRSQHPEQVCCYVTRTTEQTHDIIRSGFDRSPMFAGSIEGVGPRYCPSIEDKVNRFADKDSHQIFVEPEGLTTNELYPNGISTSLPFDIQLAAVRSIPGFENAHITRPGYAIEYDYLNPQDLRHTLETKFIQGLYFAGQINGTTGYEEAGAQGLLAGINAALRAQEKDEWYPRRDEAYLGVLVDDLITMGTSEPYRMFTSRAEYRLILREDNADLRLTEAGRKLGLVNDERWQKFNDKREAISTERSRLEATRIHPNTEAGERANGFLKQPMTRDQSLAELLRRPEVVYSHIAEIGAEQADDPVVADQVEIEIKYEGYISRQTDEIERLRKNENTALPVDLDYEVIGGLSNEIKQKLKTVRPETVAQASRIQGVTPAAVSQILVHLKKRDLLRKQSA
- the rsmG gene encoding 16S rRNA (guanine(527)-N(7))-methyltransferase RsmG — protein: MTKSLWHSQLRDGLAAMGLSLDEDRQEKLLAFLGLLNKWNRAYNLTAVRDEREMVSRQLLDSLSILPWVTTDHLLDVGAGGGLPGIPLAITLPEKRFTLLDSNGKKTRFLNQCVLELGLGNVEVIHGRAEDCSSEEPFAQISSRAFTALENLVNWCGDLLANEGEFLAMKGQFPDDEVAALPAGWQVKSSHSLDVPGADGERHLLVVARAAYSR